TATCAAAACATGTCTTTTTTAACAATGCAAGGCCTGCTTTCACAAAATTCCAAACACAGTTGCCTACCATAATGATCAAAAGCTCAGCAGTCTTGCAGGATCACACTAAAGTCCACTGTATGCCATTTTGTTGTGGGGAAGATTGTTTGGGATCAAACAGTCTCCTGCTTTATCTAATGAacagatgggaagaaaaatgaatgatCACAAGTAATTGCAACTTGCAAAGTAAATTACACCATTAACTGCTCCAGAAATCAATAATCAGgcacaaaaaagaaattcagttgaggggatgacagaagaaaaaataaatctcttggGCATCTTGCCACTCTGGGGATTTTAATTTTGAGTTTTCCACTCCCATCTATCCATTCTTATTGCCCATCCATCAACCTCCTGATGAATATAAAGGACTCCAGTATGAAATGCCAGAGATTTCTGGGTTGGTAGAACAATGGAAAGGGAGTCTTTCAGGTTTGGAAGAGGAAGGGTAAATCACAGATGACATTTTAGAAAAGCTTGtatctctcctgcttttttcccctaacaTCTCTCTTTAATAGCATTGGCAGTCTAATAACTATTTCAAAGGTAACCAAAATCATTCTCATGGGCAAATCATCTGGAAATCTCCTCCTGATTGACTCTAACTACtgacataatttttaatagaagtgCAGCATGATATATGCCTTTGCTTATTGGTATAGTTTTAAGCAGGGACAAAGTGGTTGTTTAATCTTACTCCCATGTTAGAGGCATTTATCTTCCACCCCTTTGTATTCACTATTTACATCCTCATAAGAATGCCAACACTGTAGCCTTCGTTATTAGCAATACTCCTTGATTAAATAGCATTTATGACTATCTCTGTATTTTAGGCTTTATTAATGAACACTGTGAGTTTTCCTGAGTGCCTCCTTGTGACAGGTTATCTTCTATGGATTTTGACCAGAAGGGAGTTAAATGGAGGAGAGTGGATCAAGCAGGAAGCCTACACGGAAAATGTTGCCAACACTGTTGTGGTTACATAGGTGGTGGCAGAGGACAACAGTTCATTAAAAGAGAGTGATGAGTTAAAATGCCCATCCTACAGGCAGGGAAAAGTGGGgtgtggagagaaaaaaaggtgttttcagCAAGTACAGCTGACCTAGGCTGTGAGCTGGATCCTGCTGCAAGCAGATGCTATCATGGTCTGTAGGGACACTGGATGCTGGTGGAAGTGCTGTGTAAAAACCATCCTGGCTGGAAATCCAACTCCTGAAAAACAGTGTATTTATGGGCAAACTGAGACTATTTATGCAGGAAGTATTTACTGGTTGGTGCAAGCATTGCTCTATTACCCCTCTGTAGCACCATGGCTATTAGACACTCTCCAGAAACTGTCCAAATCCCAGCTTTTTGTGCAAAGCAAAGCTTGGACCTGCCACTTGGAAAGGGGCATAGGTTAGAAAGAGGATGTCAGTGGGTGCAGCTTTACCCAGAGCCCACAAATctgacacagctctggcagTTCTGTACTGCTCTCACCAGGGCAAGAGCAAAGAGCTCAGGCCACACTGTGGCTGGAGAGGTACTTGCATCATAACCTAAAATAGTCCCGAGGTTGACTGTACATATGCTTTCCCAAACTGCACTGCAGCCTTGTATTCACCAGCTTAGATCATGACTCTGGAGGGATGGAAACAGAGAAGACACAAACCAGCAGGCTTGAAGgtgaatgggaaagaaaaaaacagaaagaacaattttttttgcttgcaaCTACtgtattattttgaataaaCAGGAGCACTTACAATTATGAGGATCTTTTATGGTTAATTACTGCTATTTATGTTTGCAATTATCAAGTGTCATATATGACTATTTTATATCCTTAAACTTTGTCAGCTGAATGTGTAATCTTCAGCTCCCTATGTGTTTAAAACCTATTTTTACATACACAGTTATGTTTTTATATCTGTGGTAATTCACCAGTCAAAACACGACATGCATGATTTTGGTTCCAATCTTTCTGCTTTAATTCTGCTCTcaccccttccctccccccagTAACCAGTCATATTTGACTGAtcttttcagattaaaaactaaaaaggaagaaatatgtCAAATTTATTTGTGAATTCTCCTTGTTGAGCCCTGTCACTTTAGCGACAGCCCTACTCGAACTCCCTCCTCCTTCAAATTTGGATTTGAAAAGTGGATGTAACCCTTTCAAGGCTGGACACATTTTCTTTGAATCATTCTCCTGTCTTTGCATTCAGAGACTGATCTTCAAAGGGTTTTATTAATTGCAATAAAACTTAATCTACAGTATTTCCAATCACACAAAAAGATGGCTTAAATCCCTTAGTAGCAGAGAATAGCCTTGGAAAGGACTTCCTATGTTCCAAAAACAGATAAGAACTtccaaaaaccagcaaaacaatctttttcttttacacaccaaagctgattttctttccctgagtATGAAAAGCCTATTTTTTATTAAGGAATACAGTGGGCATCTTGCAAGTCTATAAACatatttgatttatatttttccgTCATCCTGGCCAAAACAGGTTTTAGTTAAAACTAAAACTAACAGagtttagtttaaaaataaacagagttTAGTTAGAGCCCGTACAAGCTCCTGCCAAAACTGGTGCAGGACATAGTCCTCTCCAGGACCTGCTACCTGACACAAAAGTCATTACTGATTTTACAAACTAAGGAAACAGACATGGAATAGGATACAAAGGATGGTTTGGGGTAGTAACATGTCACTGCCATGTCTGTCATCATGGTACCTTTCAGCCACCTATACTGACATgaatattttcccctctttataATTTCCAGCATTGAACCCAATTATGTGTTGGAATGAGTGCATGTTTTTTCCTTGACCAAATCACTGGTATCCAGGTTGAAATGCTAACCTTTGCATACATAATTAAACTGGTGTTTGTAACAGTACAGTGTAGCTCAAAGCCTTTGAGCAGAGTGAAATTCAAAACACTtctctaaaataataataaaagagatTGAAAATATAAGTCAGAGCAAACCAGATGCAGACAGGAGTGAGCAGGAGCATTATGGAGCTTGGCACAGCATTGGCACACTCATTTGCTAGGCATATGCCTTTTTCCATGTTATTCCTGCTTACTGTAGTTGGTAAAGGGTTGCCCTTTTCCACAGAGTATTTTTCCTGGGCTTTGAATTCAGTTTGAATTCAATAACTTTAAATTTagcagtgcaggcaggaggagccaTTTTGTGCTTGGTGCCTGCAGAACGTGCTGCCCTGTGTGCCAGTGGATGAacttgtaaatgttttttttttcagtttccccTGTGTtagtgctggggcagcagcacacGTGTAAAATGGACATGCATGTTATGCTCTATGTTTTTAAGTCTCTGTATGAATATTAACTAATTAGTCAGTAAGGGCTGTGACAAGGTTGTTGCaaacagcagaagctgcaggtgATACAGCTTGAACACCAACTGTGAGTCTGGATGCACAAGGGCCCAGAGAACgggaaagaaaccaaacaaaaaaggctGAAAGGCTGGAGCAAGACAGCAAGAGGGCttcaaaaatacagataaatttAGCACATTAAGAGTAGCAGCAACTCATGTAGGTTTAATGGTTATACTAAGAGTGGACTGTCAGTCTGGACTGCCAGCCTTTAGCATGGAGGGATTATAACCTAAGTGCTACCCAAGCCTTAATTACAGCAAATCAACGTTTTGACACCCCATTTCAGGACAACAGAAGTCCCATAGTAAGAAGAGTTTTCTactcttccttttaatttgcACCAGGCTGCTGAGATCTCTGGTGCATAACTTCTGAGCACTTTGGTTTCCCATTCTTagttttacaagaaaataagatttttcctTGGGAACTAAGGTTGATCTGGTAACTAAATCCAAGGTCCCAGGTTATGTTCCAAGCTAACATATAAGCTCTGCTGACAACCCAGAATTTGCCCTGATCTCTCTATTCTGGTTACTctggctgtgatttttttgtctgtcttcttTGGGAGAAGGTCTGCAACAGTTCAGAGTGAATGAGCATCCCAGGCAGTATGTGTGaggataaaattattaaagaaaacatgGTTGGTACAGTAGGACCTCACTTTTAGAATCAGGGTTATCATAGCTGGAGTAAGGAACTGAGGTGTGCTTGATGCCAGTAGGTCACCCAGCCTCACAATGGCTTCACAGAGCACAACAGGTTCGTGTTTATTTGAGGATGAGATCTGTTCTTTGCCTAACATGTAACACATCCATTGCAATGAAGGTTTATGCACACCCTGATGGCACAAAAACCAGCTGGCTCAGGGACAACTAAATACAACACCTCAAGGGCCCAGCTACAGGCTGAGACAGAGCGGTCACTTCTGGCAcatcttttcagtttttcttgcccagaagaaaaaacagtgcTGAAAGCCCTTTCCCGTGGGGTGAGGAGAGCAATGAGATATGAACATAATCCTCCAAGTGTATTTGACTGCCTTTCTGGGTCTTGAGGGGAAGCCCTTAGCTAAGGGAACTGGCTAGCTTGTGTCAGTGCCAGataaagaaggttttttttaagacagagtgttagaaaaaagaaaataaaaaaatcttttttaaaaggggagggaggaataTTTACAAGTGCATGAATGGGAGCTTTGTCGACAGTTTTCTGGGAGATAAGGAGCTGGACTGGTCCGTCTCTGCACGGCATGGACACACTCGATGCCTTTGAGTCTCTCAGGAAAGAGCAAAAGGAGCTGCTGACATTTCTGCTTAAAAGGAAGAATCAATGAATCTTTGTTTCCCACTGTTGGCTTGTTTGACCTTATTGTGTTGCggaatagaaaagaaataaaagagaacgGTGAGGGGAGAGCAGATTCGTGCTAATAAAATCCAAGACAAGATCACAGCCCTCTGATCATCACTGGAGATGCCATTATTTGGTTGTTGTCCTATTTGCCACTGTTGCTCATTTCTGATTCTTGCCTTGCTGTAATAAGTCACATTCTTTCCAGCCATCATCCCTGTATTGACAGGCAAATGTCACCCAGGTTTGATTGACGTCCATTGCTCCTGAATACAGAAGTATGATTTAGGAATcaattctgtttgtttgtttaaacagCTCTTTGTGTACCTTGTATATCTGTAAGCAGGACAagttctttaatattttctctgcaaCAATGCCACTAATATTGCACATTCACCTTCCCACTCTGTCACAGAGGTGTCCACCAGACCTTGGAGGAGGAGAAGCCTTTCAtgcacaaaaaaccaaacaaaacacagaaaccaaccaaacaaaaaaacaaaaacaaaataaaaccccatccaaccaaccaaaaaacaaaaataaacaaaaaaatccccaaatcccacaaacaaaaaaatccccaaacctacaacaaaacaaaacaaaacaaaacaaccaaaacaaaactccatgatttaacaaaatgttttgctgtcCCTGAGTTAAGCCAAAGACATCTTTTTCTCAGGTTTTAGGCATCTGTCGCTTTGCATATACCCCGGACTTTTCTTTGGCTTCTATACAAAAGGGAACACTTTCCCTCAGTGTCAGTTTGCAAGCAGAGCAGCGGCGGGCTTTAACACCGGGAAACACTGTAGCAGGTGATGAGAATGTCAATTTTAATTCACAGGAAAAACTAATTCCTTCTCTGCCTTTATGGTTGCAATTGGGACTAGGAGTAAGAGGGAGATTCGAAATTGCCAGACACGTTAATCTCTTTATTATTGTGGGAGgtatattttcaaataacttttACTTGGACAATTGGTAATACATCCCTGCATTTAAAGCGGTATTTCCCAGAAAACACTAACATGGCAAAGTGGCCTCAGGGAATCGTTAAGCAGGAGGTGGATTGACCTTTTAATTCTCGATCGGTGACCTGAAGGGTACCCAGAGGCTGCTAAACACATCTCTTCCTTTCGGTCTGCTTCAGAAAGAGCTGTCATCGCAAGATGCAGCTAGTGAGTGAGGCTCACGATTTCGCTGTTCATCCGTTTGCgggaggggtgggggagggagaaaagaaaaaaaaatatatatttcccACACTGCCAGAGTAATGCCAAACTCTCTGTGagtgggaagagcagagcagatgcTGGAATGAGATGCCAAAGCAGCTCCCCTTTCCCCTGCGCTTTTGGGTGCCTATAAATTGCTCCAGCGCGCTCgtcagcctcctcctctcctggcagGTGGCACCCGGGCAGGATCCCGCTCTCCCTTcggctccggctccggctccggcgCGGCGGCGCGGGCACCGGGCGGCGGGCACCGGGGCGGCCGGGAGGCGCGTCCCCGCTGAGGACTGTCGTCTCTGcgaaaagagagagagagggagggagagagagagcgAGGAGGCGAGCGGGGCGATCGCGAGAGGAAAGGCAAGTTCCAGGGAAAGTTGACTCGGACTGGCACagcctgcaaaaaaaaaaaagtcgaTCGCCAGCGGGAGCATAAAAGTGCGGGCGGCCGGGGCGCGGCGGcagctctccctctccctctcccgctccgctccgctccctCTCCCGCCCGGCGGCTGCAGCGGCCGCAGCGGAGCGCCGCGACCCGCGGGAGCCCCCGCAACACCGGCGGCCCTTGGGAGGGCGGCCGAGCCCCAGGGGAGCCGAGCTCGAGCGGGCTCGGCGTTTTTTCGGCTCTGAGGAGGAACCCCGCCAACCATCAAGATTTTGTCCAAAAGCAGACAAGAGGATCGCCCTGCGCTGAGCCGGCTGGTGGGCAGCAGGCGGCGGCTGATCGCGGCCGGCGCGCTGGGGGTGgtgatggtgctgctgctggtcatCCTCATCCCGGTGCTGGTCAGTTCGGCCGGCACCTCGGCGCACTACGAGATGCTGGGCACCTGCCGCATGGTCTGCGACCCCTACGGCGGCACCAAGGCGCCCAGCACGGCGGCCACGCCCGACCGCGGGCTCATGCAGTCCCTGCCCACCTTCATCCAGGGGCCCAAGGGGGAGGCCGGCCGGCCGGGCAAAGCGGGGCCCCGCGGCCCGCCGGGGGAGCCGGGGCCGCCCGGCCCGGTGGGGCCGCCGGGTGAGAAGGGCGAGCCGGGGCGGCAGGGCCTGCCGGGCCCCCCCGGGGCGCCGGGGCTGAACGCGGCGGGGGCCATCAGCGCTGCCACCTACAGCACCGTCCCCAAAATCGCTTTCTACGCCGGCCTCAAGCGGCAGCACGAGGGCTACGAGGTACTCAAGTTCGACGACGTGGTCACCAACCTCGGCAACCATTACGACCCCACCACCGGCAAGTTCACCTGCTCCATCCCCGGCATCTACTTCTTCACCTACCATGTGCTCATGCGGGGCGGCGACGGCACCAGCATGTGGGCCGACCTCTGCAAGAACAACCAGGTGGGCGCCGCGCCGGGGGCAGCCGGGGACAGAGGGCAGCGGCGCCCGGGCGGAGGGGGGTTCCCCGTGGGAGCGGGCGCTGTGCGGGCGGCGGGCGGAGCGGCGCGGGAAGGGCGGGAAGCGGGCGAGGAGGGGGAGCCGGG
The sequence above is drawn from the Parus major isolate Abel chromosome 2, Parus_major1.1, whole genome shotgun sequence genome and encodes:
- the C1QL3 gene encoding complement C1q-like protein 3, giving the protein MVLLLVILIPVLVSSAGTSAHYEMLGTCRMVCDPYGGTKAPSTAATPDRGLMQSLPTFIQGPKGEAGRPGKAGPRGPPGEPGPPGPVGPPGEKGEPGRQGLPGPPGAPGLNAAGAISAATYSTVPKIAFYAGLKRQHEGYEVLKFDDVVTNLGNHYDPTTGKFTCSIPGIYFFTYHVLMRGGDGTSMWADLCKNNQVRASAIAQDADQNYDYASNSVVLHLEPGDEVYIKLDGGKAHGGNNNKYSTFSGFIIYAD